TGTCCCAGATCATCTGCCAATCGCCATCAAGGCTGATAATTTTGCTCATTAGGGGATCCTTTATAAAATTCCGAAGACAATTTAGCAAAAAGAGATGTGAGACGAGTGACGAGAGACGAGAGAATAGGCTTAAACGAGCTGCTTTTCTTTCGTTTTCCGCTCACTCGTCATCCTGAGCGGACTCTCTCGTCATCCAGACTCCTTTTCACTCTCGTCATCCTGACGCCGGAGGCGGAAGGATCCAGTTATTTTTCGAAAATGCACTTTTTTATCATTTTTCACTTCTGTGCCTCTTTGATTTCCTGTGCACTATTACTATATTTTGGGCCCCAATAGCAACCTAAAAAGGATTACAAAAATGTATTCTATTGTTGAAACAGGTGGTTTCCAGTATAAAGTCGAACTCGGCAAGGCCTACAAGGTCCCGACGATCGACGCAGCTGTTGGTTCTGAACTGGAGCTCAAGTCCGTTCTTCTTTTCTCCGGAAAAGAAGTGCAAGTCGGCACCCCTGTCCTGAATGACGCATCTGTCAAGGTCGAAGTTCTCGCCCATGGCAAGGAAGACACGATCATCGTGTTCAAGAAGAAGCGTCGTACCCGTTACGAACGTCGTAACGGTCATCGTCAGGGCTATACCGAGGTGCTCGTCACGGAACTCCGCTCCGGCGCTGAATCTGCAGTCGTTGACCCTCAAGTTATTACCCGCAACCGCGCTCGCGTGGCTGCCCTTGCTAAGCAGAAGGTTCAGAACAAGCCGCTCACTCGCAAGGAAAAGATCGCTCAGGGACTTCCGAAGCCGGCTAAGGTCAAGAAGAACTCTCTGCGTAAGGCTAAGGAGGCTTAATCCATGGCACATAAGAAAGGTCAAGGTTCAGTACGTAACGGCCGCGACAGTAACGCCAAGTACCTTGGTGTTAAGAAGTATGCGGGCGAAACCGTCAAGGCTGGCAACATTATCGTTCGTCAGCGCGGTTCTCACTTCCACAAGGGCAACAATGTCGGTATGGGCAAGGACTTTACCTTGTTCTCCCTCGTTGATGGCACTGTGAAGTTCGAACGCCTCGATGCAAAGCGCCAGAAGGTCTCTGTCTATCCTGAAGAAGCCTAATAACTTTGGTTAGCTTTTAAAAGCCGGACGCGAAAGCGCCCGGTTTTTGTTTTATTCGGCTTTGTCTCCCCGGACTCCGTTCCGGGGTCGGTATACACGTTTTTATATAGCTTCTTGGTGTTCGTGTTTCTATCGTTTTTTCTAAATTAATAGCGTGAATTCTATGCGCTATTTAAAACTTTATCTCTTATTTTCTCTGGCTGTATTTTTCTTCGCTTGCGCCGATGATGACGAAGGCGATGAATTCTCCTTTGATAGGGAAATTTCCGAAGTTTCCGTCCTTAAGGAATGTGCTTCCGATGCTCCCGAAGGTAGCGTCTGCTTTAAGATTCGGTATCGTTATCCGATTCGCCTCAA
The DNA window shown above is from Fibrobacter sp. UWB16 and carries:
- the rplU gene encoding 50S ribosomal protein L21; amino-acid sequence: MYSIVETGGFQYKVELGKAYKVPTIDAAVGSELELKSVLLFSGKEVQVGTPVLNDASVKVEVLAHGKEDTIIVFKKKRRTRYERRNGHRQGYTEVLVTELRSGAESAVVDPQVITRNRARVAALAKQKVQNKPLTRKEKIAQGLPKPAKVKKNSLRKAKEA
- the rpmA gene encoding 50S ribosomal protein L27, whose product is MAHKKGQGSVRNGRDSNAKYLGVKKYAGETVKAGNIIVRQRGSHFHKGNNVGMGKDFTLFSLVDGTVKFERLDAKRQKVSVYPEEA